In Sphingomonas crocodyli, a genomic segment contains:
- a CDS encoding AMP-binding protein: MNRAVTIPHTALEAAATWPDVMGVIDNDKRLTFAELAQAMKQAAGAFVAAGLQPGERVAIWASNSIEWIIACLGLQAAGGVLVPLNTRFRGAEVDYILRRSNTVMAVAATEFLDTRYAEVIEGLAIPHMRRVIHIGADGLKGWDAFLASATPASITEGEARTAALTGDTVCDIMFTSGTTGDPKGVLATHAQVVETARLWAKATTLTAGDRFLVMWPFFHCSGYKAAWVVCLAVGAGIVPEATLDVPSLVDKVEREQVTFLPGPPTLFTTLLNAKDFDPKRIASIRVSVTGAASVAPSMITAMNEVLGIPTVLTGYGLTECNGTATMSKVGDPPETIVNSCGSAIEGIELKIVDGDGNTLPAGEAGEVMIRGMNVMLGYLDDEKATEEAIDPDGWLHSGDIGILDEAGYLRITDRKKDIFIVGGFNCYPAEIEKMLLAHPAILQVAVTGIPDERMGEVGRAYVVLKPGAELDEKGLIAWSREHMANFKVPRSVIFSDELPTNATGKVQKFKLPA, encoded by the coding sequence GTGAACCGAGCCGTCACCATCCCGCACACCGCGCTCGAAGCGGCGGCGACCTGGCCCGACGTGATGGGCGTGATCGATAATGACAAGCGCCTGACCTTCGCCGAACTCGCGCAGGCGATGAAGCAGGCGGCGGGCGCCTTCGTCGCGGCGGGGCTGCAACCAGGCGAGCGCGTTGCGATCTGGGCGTCCAACTCGATCGAATGGATCATCGCCTGCCTCGGCCTGCAGGCGGCGGGCGGTGTGCTGGTGCCGCTCAACACGCGCTTCCGCGGCGCCGAGGTCGACTATATCCTGCGCCGCTCGAACACGGTGATGGCCGTCGCCGCGACTGAATTCCTCGACACTCGCTATGCAGAGGTGATCGAGGGCCTTGCCATCCCGCACATGCGCCGCGTGATCCACATCGGCGCGGACGGCCTCAAGGGCTGGGACGCCTTCCTCGCCTCCGCCACCCCCGCGAGCATCACCGAGGGTGAAGCGCGCACCGCCGCGCTGACCGGCGATACGGTGTGCGACATCATGTTCACCAGCGGCACCACCGGCGATCCCAAGGGCGTGCTGGCCACCCACGCGCAGGTCGTCGAAACCGCGCGCCTGTGGGCCAAGGCGACCACGCTGACGGCGGGCGATCGCTTCCTCGTCATGTGGCCGTTCTTCCACTGTTCGGGCTACAAGGCCGCCTGGGTCGTCTGCCTCGCGGTCGGCGCGGGCATCGTTCCCGAAGCGACGCTCGACGTGCCGAGCCTCGTCGACAAGGTCGAGCGCGAGCAGGTGACCTTCCTGCCCGGCCCGCCGACCCTTTTCACCACGCTCCTCAATGCCAAGGATTTCGATCCGAAGCGCATCGCATCGATCCGCGTCTCGGTCACCGGCGCCGCCTCGGTCGCGCCGTCGATGATCACCGCGATGAACGAGGTGCTGGGCATCCCGACGGTGCTGACCGGCTACGGCCTCACCGAATGCAACGGCACCGCGACCATGTCGAAGGTCGGCGATCCGCCCGAAACGATCGTCAATTCGTGCGGCAGCGCGATCGAGGGGATCGAACTCAAGATCGTCGACGGCGATGGCAATACGTTGCCCGCCGGTGAGGCTGGCGAGGTGATGATCCGCGGCATGAACGTGATGCTCGGCTATCTCGACGACGAAAAGGCGACCGAGGAAGCGATCGATCCCGATGGCTGGCTCCATTCGGGCGACATCGGCATCCTCGACGAGGCCGGCTATCTGCGCATCACCGATCGCAAGAAGGACATCTTCATCGTCGGAGGGTTCAACTGCTATCCGGCCGAGATCGAGAAAATGCTGCTCGCGCATCCCGCCATCCTCCAGGTCGCCGTCACCGGCATTCCCGACGAGCGCATGGGCGAAGTCGGCCGTGCCTATGTCGTGCTCAAACCCGGCGCCGAACTGGACGAAAAGGGCCTGATCGCGTGGAGCCGTGAGCATATGGCCAATTTCAAGGTGCCTCGCTCGGTCATCTTCTCGGACGAACTGCCCACCAACGCGACCGGCAAGGTGCAGAAGTTCAAGTTGCCGGCATGA
- a CDS encoding PaaI family thioesterase: MRHIDAAPTGEFGWVPPDFTPPPGFVHLPGPGQFIGRSADYFIRRQDDGNHTLGTLICEGQSNTQGYAHGGFLMTFADFALTIITMGITINLTADFIRPVKVGEWIEAQVVTRKRTANLIFADAMATTNGREVLRMSGVFKPVPNRT; this comes from the coding sequence ATGAGGCATATCGACGCGGCACCGACAGGCGAATTCGGCTGGGTGCCGCCCGATTTCACGCCCCCGCCGGGCTTCGTCCATCTGCCCGGTCCCGGCCAGTTCATCGGCCGCTCCGCCGATTATTTCATCCGGCGGCAAGATGACGGCAATCATACGCTCGGCACCCTGATCTGCGAAGGCCAGTCGAACACGCAAGGCTATGCGCATGGCGGCTTCCTGATGACCTTCGCCGATTTCGCGCTGACGATCATCACGATGGGCATCACGATCAACCTCACCGCCGATTTCATCCGCCCGGTGAAGGTCGGCGAATGGATCGAGGCGCAGGTCGTCACCCGCAAGCGCACCGCCAACCTGATCTTCGCCGACGCGATGGCCACCACCAACGGCCGCGAGGTTTTGCGCATGAGCGGGGTATTCAAGCCGGTTCCAAACCGAACGTAG
- a CDS encoding SDR family NAD(P)-dependent oxidoreductase translates to MRGLKNKRFIIGGGATGMGSRLAVRLIDEGAQVLVGDINLPALDTLKAERGAILTQHYDLADEASAEKLVSAAVEAFGGLDGVAITGADLSKATMGNDHPVPDMDVAIWERTNRVNLIGPAVLIRAAIPHLKAAGGGSIAAVSSGSAFNGMPALPAYAASKAGLQALIRHVARLVGKANIRCNGVSPGLVETPGAMVNLTPDMRERALADTPLPRFGQPEDIASMLAFLLSDDAEWITGQTFAVNGGAGFRD, encoded by the coding sequence ATGAGAGGCCTGAAAAACAAGCGTTTCATCATCGGCGGCGGCGCGACCGGCATGGGATCGCGGCTGGCTGTGCGGCTGATCGACGAAGGCGCGCAGGTGCTGGTGGGCGACATCAACCTGCCCGCGCTCGACACTCTGAAGGCCGAGCGCGGCGCGATCCTGACGCAGCATTACGATCTCGCCGACGAAGCCTCGGCCGAAAAGCTCGTCTCCGCCGCCGTCGAGGCGTTCGGCGGGCTCGACGGCGTCGCGATCACCGGCGCCGATCTGTCCAAGGCGACGATGGGCAACGATCATCCCGTGCCCGACATGGACGTCGCGATCTGGGAGCGGACCAACCGCGTCAACCTGATCGGCCCCGCCGTGCTGATCCGCGCGGCGATCCCGCATCTGAAGGCGGCAGGCGGCGGATCGATCGCGGCGGTTTCATCGGGTTCGGCGTTCAACGGCATGCCCGCCCTTCCCGCTTATGCCGCGTCGAAGGCAGGGCTTCAGGCGCTGATCCGCCACGTCGCGCGGCTGGTGGGCAAGGCGAATATCCGCTGCAACGGCGTCTCCCCCGGCCTCGTCGAGACGCCGGGCGCGATGGTCAACCTGACGCCGGACATGCGCGAGCGCGCTCTGGCCGACACGCCCCTGCCCCGCTTCGGCCAGCCGGAAGACATTGCGTCGATGCTTGCCTTCCTCCTCTCCGACGATGCCGAATGGATCACGGGCCAGACCTTCGCGGTCAATGGCGGCGCGGGCTTCCGCGACTAA
- a CDS encoding DMT family transporter → MNPPEQDHGLGLRSMMLALSGYGLFAISDGIAKLVTGHYPGTALACLRHLFAAVGIAIILWLREGRAGFTFPLWRMQLARGAAIALSTVSVFVGLRYMPLAASTMIQFASPLMLVMISALFLGERAPRVTWPASLLAIIGIALVIKPELSNVGWAGLWPLVSALCLAFLVLFNRMAVGHASALQMQLLGSGCALPFTLIAALVGDVSGAEGLHLVWPSLGIVLTACAIAVVATGGQILLFMATERTSAAHIAPFMYFQMLVAIVFGVLVFGTWPDALAMLGASLIVAAGLLLWHNSRRPALADAIAETSHV, encoded by the coding sequence ATGAACCCACCGGAACAGGATCATGGCCTCGGCCTGCGCAGCATGATGCTCGCGCTTTCGGGCTATGGCCTGTTCGCGATCAGCGACGGCATCGCAAAGCTCGTGACCGGCCATTATCCGGGCACCGCGCTTGCTTGCCTGCGCCATCTGTTCGCAGCGGTCGGGATCGCGATCATCCTGTGGCTGCGTGAAGGGCGTGCGGGCTTCACCTTCCCCCTGTGGCGGATGCAGCTTGCGCGCGGCGCGGCCATCGCGCTCAGCACCGTCTCGGTCTTCGTCGGCCTGCGCTACATGCCGCTCGCCGCCTCCACGATGATCCAGTTCGCAAGCCCGCTGATGCTCGTGATGATCTCGGCCCTGTTCCTCGGCGAACGCGCGCCGCGCGTCACCTGGCCAGCGTCACTTCTCGCGATCATTGGCATCGCGCTGGTCATCAAGCCCGAATTGTCCAACGTCGGCTGGGCGGGGCTGTGGCCGCTTGTCAGCGCCTTGTGTCTCGCCTTCCTCGTCCTGTTCAACCGGATGGCCGTGGGCCATGCCAGCGCGCTCCAGATGCAGTTGCTCGGATCGGGCTGCGCCCTCCCCTTCACGCTGATCGCCGCGTTGGTGGGCGATGTTTCGGGGGCGGAGGGGCTGCATCTGGTATGGCCCAGCCTCGGCATTGTCCTTACGGCCTGCGCGATCGCCGTCGTCGCGACGGGCGGCCAGATCCTGTTGTTCATGGCCACCGAACGGACCAGCGCCGCCCACATCGCGCCCTTCATGTATTTCCAGATGCTCGTCGCGATCGTCTTCGGCGTGCTGGTATTCGGCACCTGGCCCGATGCGCTGGCAATGCTCGGCGCGTCGCTGATCGTCGCCGCCGGTCTCCTCCTCTGGCACAACAGCCGCCGCCCCGCGCTGGCGGATGCGATCGCCGAGACCTCGCACGTCTGA
- a CDS encoding amidohydrolase family protein → MATQLKPTARDLIAGIKIIDTDTHLSEPHDLWTSRAPANLKNLVPRVDLFEGKPTWIIGEGKQLSGIGASPISVIKKDGSKSRSLEFFDWQIGDVHAGAHSVKERLEVMDEAGIHAQIVYPNVLGFGGQRGWDADENIRIASIEIYNDAMADMLQQSKQRIYGMALLPWWDVKRSVAEVERAKKMGLRGVIINSDPQNNGLPDLAERHWDPLWEACVANDMPINFHIGASESSSAWFGSSFWPSEPHDIRFAIGSSMLFFGNARVMANIILSGILDRYPTIKFVSVESGIGWIPFLLETLEYQLHENAVTKTFSLTPEEYFRRNIYGCFWFERKNMAATVRQCGVDNVMFETDFPHPTCLYPEPLEHAASGLAQLTFEEREKILSTNASKLYNIPL, encoded by the coding sequence ATGGCTACGCAATTGAAGCCCACCGCGCGCGATCTGATCGCCGGCATCAAGATCATCGACACCGACACGCATCTGAGCGAACCGCATGATCTGTGGACCAGCCGCGCGCCCGCCAACCTGAAAAATCTCGTCCCCCGCGTCGATCTGTTCGAGGGCAAGCCCACCTGGATCATCGGTGAGGGCAAGCAGCTGTCGGGCATCGGCGCCAGCCCGATCTCGGTGATCAAGAAAGACGGCAGCAAGTCGCGCTCGCTGGAATTCTTCGACTGGCAGATCGGCGACGTCCATGCTGGCGCGCACAGCGTCAAGGAACGGCTCGAGGTGATGGACGAAGCGGGCATCCACGCCCAGATCGTCTATCCCAACGTCCTCGGCTTCGGCGGCCAGCGCGGCTGGGACGCCGACGAGAATATCCGCATCGCCAGCATCGAAATCTACAACGACGCGATGGCCGATATGCTGCAGCAATCGAAGCAGCGCATCTACGGCATGGCGCTGCTCCCCTGGTGGGATGTGAAGCGTTCGGTCGCCGAGGTGGAGCGCGCCAAGAAGATGGGCCTGCGCGGCGTCATCATCAATTCGGACCCGCAGAATAACGGCCTGCCCGATCTGGCCGAACGCCATTGGGATCCGCTGTGGGAAGCGTGCGTTGCCAACGACATGCCGATCAACTTCCACATCGGCGCGTCGGAAAGCTCGTCAGCGTGGTTCGGCAGCAGCTTCTGGCCGTCCGAGCCGCACGACATCCGCTTCGCCATCGGTTCGTCGATGCTGTTCTTCGGCAATGCCCGCGTGATGGCGAACATCATCCTGTCGGGCATTCTCGATCGCTATCCGACGATCAAGTTCGTCTCGGTCGAAAGCGGGATCGGCTGGATCCCCTTCCTGCTCGAAACGCTCGAATATCAGCTCCACGAAAATGCTGTGACGAAGACCTTTTCGCTCACGCCGGAGGAATATTTCCGCCGCAACATCTACGGCTGCTTCTGGTTCGAACGGAAGAATATGGCCGCCACGGTGCGCCAGTGCGGTGTCGACAACGTCATGTTCGAAACCGACTTCCCGCACCCAACCTGCCTTTACCCCGAACCGCTCGAACATGCGGCCTCGGGCCTGGCGCAGCTGACCTTCGAGGAGCGCGAGAAGATCCTCAGCACCAACGCCTCGAAGCTCTACAACATCCCGCTTTGA
- a CDS encoding TIGR03084 family metal-binding protein: protein MKALMADLQAEYDELADWLATLPEADWGKHTVFYDWTVADEVMHLHQVDLFGLIAMRDAAEFAELFKAVRAGQAQGIELSQEMRTRFGHLAPAEQLAAWRATYEEVLARFAASDAETRMPWFGPEMGVASFAAARQMEVWAHGQDIYDLFRVRRPSHDRIRAICDLGVRTQGWSFRNRGLDRPAPPRVTLTAPSGAVWEWTPDGAESITGPAEDFALVVTQRRHVDDTDLIVTGAGARAWMEVAQCFAGKPADGPAAGVRKVDYA, encoded by the coding sequence ATGAAGGCGTTGATGGCGGATCTGCAGGCGGAATATGACGAGCTGGCCGATTGGCTGGCGACCTTGCCCGAGGCCGATTGGGGCAAGCACACCGTCTTCTACGACTGGACCGTGGCCGACGAGGTGATGCACCTCCACCAGGTCGACCTGTTCGGCTTGATCGCGATGCGCGACGCCGCCGAGTTTGCCGAGCTGTTCAAGGCGGTGCGTGCGGGGCAGGCGCAGGGGATCGAGTTGAGCCAGGAGATGCGCACCCGCTTCGGCCATCTCGCGCCTGCTGAGCAACTGGCCGCGTGGCGCGCGACCTATGAGGAGGTGCTGGCGCGCTTCGCCGCTTCGGATGCCGAGACGCGGATGCCGTGGTTCGGGCCGGAAATGGGCGTCGCTTCCTTCGCCGCCGCGCGGCAGATGGAGGTGTGGGCGCACGGGCAGGACATTTATGACCTGTTCCGCGTCCGCCGCCCGTCGCACGACCGCATCCGTGCGATCTGCGATCTGGGGGTGAGGACGCAGGGCTGGTCTTTCCGCAACCGTGGCCTCGATCGCCCCGCGCCGCCGCGCGTGACGCTGACCGCGCCGTCGGGTGCGGTGTGGGAATGGACCCCGGACGGGGCCGAGAGCATCACCGGCCCGGCCGAGGATTTCGCACTGGTCGTCACGCAGCGCCGGCATGTCGACGACACCGATCTGATCGTGACCGGCGCAGGCGCGCGGGCGTGGATGGAGGTGGCGCAATGCTTTGCGGGCAAGCCGGCCGACGGGCCGGCGGCTGGGGTGCGGAAGGTGGACTACGCCTGA